Proteins encoded together in one Rhodospirillaceae bacterium window:
- the nuoL gene encoding NADH-quinone oxidoreductase subunit L has translation MTLDVAIVALPLLGALIAGIGNRRIGDHAAQWITSGLMLAVMVISWITFFDVTGSGATRTTELFTWFETGSFRAAWAVRIDQLSAVMLIVVTTVSAMVHVYSIGYMHHDKSVPRFMAYLSFFTFCMLMLVTADNFIQMFFGWEGVGLSSYLLIGFWYDRPTANAAAIKAFLVNRVGDFGFALGIMGVFLVFNTVEFKPLFDTIIAGQTPPTFNFIGYEVDTLTALCLLLFVGAMGKSAQLFLHTWLPDAMEGPTPVSALIHAATMVTAGVFMVCRLSPMFEYAPYAKEVVTVVGASTAFFAATVGLTQNDIKRVIAYSTCSQLGYMFFAAGVGAYGAGMFHLFTHAFFKALLFLCAGSVIHAMSGEQDMRKMGGIYKLIPTTYTLMWIGNIALAGVGIPAFLGFPGFGFAGFYSKDSILESAFAAHSSVGMYAFWLGIIGAVMTAFYSWRLIYMTFHNKPRASHDVMHHVHESPWVMLAPLFVLAAGAILTGFVWHESFVGTEMEHFWGQAIHFAATNEVPHHAHDVPLWVKLLPLAAGVIGILFATYAYLVQKGLPAAIAGALKPLYLMSYNKWYFDELYDAIFVNPAKGLGRFLWKKGDGAIVDGAVDGFAWLTGSWFAKRASALQSGYVYHYAFVMLIGIVAMVSWYIFAFGK, from the coding sequence ATGACTCTCGACGTCGCCATCGTCGCCCTTCCGCTGCTGGGCGCTCTCATCGCCGGGATCGGCAATCGCCGCATCGGCGATCATGCCGCGCAATGGATCACCTCCGGCCTCATGCTGGCCGTGATGGTCATTTCCTGGATCACCTTCTTCGATGTGACCGGCAGCGGTGCCACACGCACCACGGAACTCTTCACCTGGTTCGAAACCGGCAGCTTCCGCGCCGCCTGGGCCGTGCGCATCGACCAGCTCTCGGCCGTGATGCTGATCGTGGTGACGACCGTCTCCGCCATGGTCCATGTCTATTCGATCGGCTATATGCACCACGACAAATCGGTGCCGCGCTTCATGGCCTATCTGTCGTTCTTCACCTTCTGCATGCTGATGCTGGTGACGGCGGACAATTTCATCCAGATGTTCTTTGGCTGGGAAGGGGTGGGCCTCAGCTCCTACCTGCTCATCGGCTTCTGGTATGACAGGCCGACCGCCAATGCCGCCGCCATCAAGGCGTTCCTGGTCAACCGTGTCGGCGATTTCGGTTTCGCACTCGGCATCATGGGTGTGTTCCTGGTGTTCAACACGGTCGAGTTCAAGCCGCTGTTCGACACGATCATCGCCGGCCAGACGCCGCCCACCTTCAACTTCATCGGCTACGAGGTCGATACGCTGACAGCGCTCTGCCTGCTGCTGTTCGTGGGCGCCATGGGCAAGTCGGCGCAGCTCTTCCTCCACACCTGGCTGCCGGACGCGATGGAAGGCCCGACGCCGGTCTCGGCCCTCATCCATGCCGCGACCATGGTGACGGCCGGCGTGTTCATGGTCTGCCGCCTGTCGCCGATGTTCGAATACGCGCCCTATGCCAAGGAAGTTGTGACGGTGGTCGGCGCTTCGACCGCCTTTTTCGCGGCGACGGTGGGCCTGACGCAGAACGACATCAAGCGGGTCATTGCCTATTCGACCTGCTCGCAGCTCGGCTACATGTTCTTTGCAGCCGGTGTCGGCGCCTATGGCGCCGGCATGTTCCACCTCTTCACCCACGCCTTCTTCAAGGCGCTGCTGTTCCTCTGCGCCGGCTCCGTCATCCATGCGATGTCGGGCGAGCAGGACATGCGCAAGATGGGCGGCATTTACAAGCTCATCCCGACCACCTACACCTTGATGTGGATCGGCAACATCGCGCTCGCCGGTGTCGGCATTCCGGCGTTCCTCGGCTTTCCTGGTTTCGGTTTCGCCGGTTTCTATTCCAAGGACAGCATCCTTGAATCGGCCTTCGCCGCCCATAGCAGTGTCGGCATGTATGCTTTCTGGCTCGGCATCATCGGTGCGGTGATGACGGCGTTCTACTCCTGGCGCCTCATCTACATGACGTTCCACAACAAGCCGCGCGCGTCGCATGACGTGATGCACCATGTCCATGAGAGCCCCTGGGTCATGCTGGCCCCGCTCTTCGTGCTGGCCGCTGGCGCCATCCTCACAGGCTTCGTGTGGCATGAGAGCTTCGTGGGCACGGAGATGGAGCATTTCTGGGGCCAGGCGATCCATTTCGCCGCCACCAACGAAGTGCCGCATCACGCCCATGATGTGCCGTTGTGGGTGAAGCTGCTGCCCTTGGCGGCAGGCGTCATCGGTATCCTCTTTGCCACCTATGCGTATCTAGTGCAGAAGGGTCTGCCGGCCGCGATCGCGGGTGCGCTCAAGCCGCTTTACCTGATGTCCTACAACAAATGGTATTTCGACGAGCTCTATGACGCGATCTTCGTCAACCCGGCGAAGGGCTTGGGCCGCTTCCTGTGGAAGAAGGGCGACGGCGCAATCGTCGATGGCGCGGTTGACGGGTTTGCCTGGTTGACCGGTTCGTGGTTCGCCAAGCGCGCGAGCGCCTTGCAGTCCGGCTATGTCTATCATTACGCCTTCGTCATGCTGATCGGCATCGTCGCCATGGTCAGCTGGTATATTTTCGCCTTTGGTAAGTGA
- a CDS encoding type III pantothenate kinase translates to MLLAINANNTNVKFSVYDGARSVGAKSLGDWRIKTEAGRTADQYVVWLNQLMTMKGLSLKSIDAAIIATVVPQSLFHLNMLCESHLGTKPLVVGDPSVKLGIEVKMDIPMSTVGADRLANAVGGHMTYDGKPLIVVDFGTATTFDVVDQEGNYIGGAIAPGIVLSVEILHSATAMLPRIVVERPARVIGKSTTEAMQSGIFWGYVGLVEGMVRRISDEFGGPLDVVATGGLAPLFHGQKPVITHLDPDITMRGLVEIYRRNSQ, encoded by the coding sequence ATGCTGCTCGCCATCAACGCCAACAACACCAATGTGAAATTCTCCGTCTATGACGGCGCGAGATCCGTGGGCGCCAAATCGCTCGGGGACTGGCGCATCAAGACCGAGGCCGGTCGCACCGCCGACCAATATGTCGTCTGGCTCAACCAGCTGATGACGATGAAGGGCCTGTCGCTGAAATCGATCGATGCCGCGATCATCGCGACCGTGGTGCCGCAATCCCTGTTCCATCTCAACATGCTGTGCGAAAGCCATCTCGGCACCAAGCCGCTGGTTGTGGGCGATCCATCGGTAAAACTCGGCATCGAGGTCAAGATGGATATCCCCATGTCGACCGTGGGTGCCGACCGCTTGGCCAATGCCGTGGGCGGCCACATGACCTATGACGGCAAGCCGCTGATCGTCGTTGATTTCGGCACGGCCACGACCTTCGACGTCGTTGACCAGGAAGGCAATTACATTGGCGGCGCCATCGCGCCCGGCATCGTGCTCAGTGTCGAGATCCTGCACAGCGCCACCGCCATGCTGCCGCGCATCGTGGTCGAGCGGCCGGCCCGCGTCATCGGCAAGAGTACCACCGAGGCGATGCAGTCCGGCATCTTCTGGGGCTATGTCGGCCTTGTGGAAGGCATGGTGCGGCGCATCTCGGACGAATTCGGCGGCCCGCTCGATGTGGTGGCAACCGGTGGCCTCGCACCGTTGTTCCACGGGCAGAAGCCGGTCATCACTCATCTCGATCCTGACATCACCATGCGGGGGCTGGTCGAGATCTATCGCCGTAACAGCCAATGA
- a CDS encoding ABC transporter ATP-binding protein, translated as MSKGHANNGDIVLELKGIRQSFPQAEGVLEVIRNADLTLRRGEMVALIGPSGSGKSTLLHITGMLEKAVAGEIVIAGKTMTALGDDARTAVRRDTMGFVYQHHHLLPEFSALENVVVPQMIAGRSRATATPRAVELLTRVGLAKRLDHRPGKLSGGEQQRVAIARALANEPKLILADEPTGNLDHHTADDVFAMLRALVHDFGVAALIATHNLEIAARMDRVVTLRDGELVAG; from the coding sequence ATGAGCAAGGGGCACGCCAACAATGGCGATATCGTTCTGGAGCTGAAGGGCATCCGCCAGAGCTTTCCGCAAGCGGAAGGTGTCCTCGAAGTCATCCGCAATGCCGACCTCACCTTGCGGCGCGGCGAGATGGTGGCGCTGATCGGCCCATCCGGTTCCGGCAAATCCACCCTGCTGCACATCACCGGCATGCTGGAGAAGGCCGTGGCGGGCGAGATCGTCATCGCCGGCAAGACCATGACGGCGTTGGGTGACGACGCGCGGACGGCGGTGCGCCGCGACACGATGGGCTTTGTCTATCAGCATCATCATCTCCTGCCGGAGTTCTCGGCGCTGGAGAACGTCGTCGTCCCGCAGATGATCGCCGGCAGGTCGCGGGCTACGGCAACGCCGCGGGCGGTTGAACTTCTGACCCGTGTTGGCTTGGCAAAGCGCCTCGATCACCGTCCAGGCAAGCTGTCCGGCGGCGAGCAGCAGCGTGTTGCCATTGCCCGGGCTCTGGCCAACGAGCCGAAGCTGATCCTGGCAGATGAACCGACCGGCAATCTCGATCACCATACGGCGGACGACGTTTTTGCCATGCTGCGCGCGCTGGTCCACGATTTCGGCGTGGCGGCGCTCATTGCCACGCACAATCTCGAAATCGCGGCTCGCATGGACCGGGTGGTCACCTTGCGCGACGGAGAACTGGTTGCTGGCTGA
- a CDS encoding NADH-quinone oxidoreductase subunit M, translating into MSGSMPILSLTTFLPLLGAALILMLKGEAGSVARNARYIALWTSLITFAVSLVIWFQFDRSVVGFQFVEKMDWLPLLGINYHMGIDGISMTFVLLSTLLTPICILASWESIEKRVKEYMIAFLGLETMMVGTFCALDFVAFYIFFEAVLIPMYLIIGIWGGPRRVYASIKFFLFTLAGSVLMLLAILAMYTIAGTSDIPTLMAYRFDPAIQNWLWLALFASFAVKVPMWPVHTWLPDAHVEAPTAGSVILAGVLLKMGAYGFLRFSIPMLPEASAYFTPLVYALSVVAVIYTSLIALVQTDIKKLIAYSSVAHMGFVTAGIFSMTQQGLEGALFQMLSHGVVSGALFLCVGVIYDRLHTREIARYGGLVHRMPKYAVVFMIFTMASVGLPGTSGFIGEFLVMVGVFKDNTLVALLIATGVILGAAYMLWLYRRIIFGELVKEDLKTMLDLSLREKVIFAPLLLLVFWMGIYPISFTSIFGPTVTDFIQDYGPRMEAIAADPAATTP; encoded by the coding sequence ATGAGCGGCAGCATGCCCATCCTCAGCCTGACGACCTTCCTGCCGCTTTTGGGAGCGGCGCTCATCCTCATGCTGAAGGGTGAGGCGGGATCAGTCGCGCGCAACGCGCGGTACATCGCGCTGTGGACGTCGCTCATCACCTTTGCCGTCTCGCTGGTAATCTGGTTCCAGTTCGACCGGTCGGTGGTCGGCTTCCAGTTCGTCGAGAAAATGGATTGGCTGCCGCTGCTCGGCATCAACTATCACATGGGCATCGATGGCATTTCGATGACCTTCGTGCTGCTCTCCACCCTGCTGACGCCGATCTGCATCCTGGCCAGCTGGGAATCGATCGAGAAGCGCGTCAAGGAGTACATGATCGCCTTTCTCGGCCTCGAGACGATGATGGTCGGTACCTTCTGCGCCCTCGACTTCGTGGCCTTCTACATCTTCTTCGAAGCCGTGCTGATCCCGATGTATCTCATCATCGGCATCTGGGGCGGTCCGCGGCGCGTATATGCCTCGATCAAGTTCTTCCTGTTTACGCTGGCAGGTTCGGTGCTGATGCTGCTGGCGATCCTCGCCATGTACACCATCGCCGGGACATCCGACATTCCGACCCTGATGGCCTACCGGTTCGATCCTGCCATCCAGAACTGGCTGTGGCTGGCATTGTTCGCTTCGTTTGCGGTCAAGGTGCCGATGTGGCCGGTCCATACGTGGTTGCCGGATGCCCATGTGGAAGCGCCGACTGCCGGTTCGGTCATCCTGGCCGGTGTGCTCCTGAAGATGGGTGCCTACGGTTTCCTGCGCTTCTCGATCCCGATGCTGCCCGAGGCCTCGGCCTATTTCACCCCGCTCGTCTATGCCTTGAGTGTGGTGGCGGTCATCTACACCTCGCTCATTGCGCTGGTGCAGACCGACATCAAGAAGCTCATCGCCTATTCGTCCGTGGCGCATATGGGCTTTGTCACCGCGGGCATCTTCTCGATGACCCAGCAGGGTCTCGAAGGTGCCCTGTTCCAGATGCTTTCGCACGGTGTTGTGTCGGGCGCTTTGTTTCTGTGCGTCGGCGTCATCTATGACCGGCTGCACACGCGCGAGATCGCGCGCTATGGCGGCCTTGTGCACCGCATGCCGAAATATGCCGTGGTGTTCATGATCTTCACCATGGCCTCTGTGGGCCTGCCGGGCACCAGCGGTTTCATTGGCGAGTTTCTGGTGATGGTCGGCGTGTTCAAGGACAACACCCTGGTGGCGCTGCTGATCGCGACTGGTGTCATCCTCGGTGCCGCCTACATGCTGTGGCTCTATCGCCGCATTATTTTCGGCGAGCTGGTCAAGGAAGATTTGAAGACCATGCTCGATCTTTCGTTGCGCGAGAAGGTGATCTTCGCGCCGCTCCTGCTGCTCGTGTTCTGGATGGGCATTTATCCGATCAGCTTCACCTCGATCTTCGGGCCGACGGTGACTGATTTCATCCAGGATTACGGTCCGCGCATGGAAGCGATCGCGGCTGATCCCGCTGCGACAACTCCGTAA
- a CDS encoding lipoprotein-releasing ABC transporter permease subunit — MIFSAFERLVAMRYLRARRQESFVSVIALFSLLGIGLGVATLIVVMSVMNGFRAELLDRILGFNAHLSISANGTSIADYAKLTDKLRSLPSVASATPIVEGQVFLTGTEGGVGAVLRGVRLEDIKLKALIADSMVAGTLDGLRNRDGIIIGEAMARALRAGIGTEITAISPDINVTIGGAIPRMKTFTVVGIFNVGMYQYDNTIAFSTLEMAQIYFKVRAGATNIEVMARNINDLPETKGEIIDAIGPGFHIGDWQEANRDFFTAVEVERNVMFLILTLIIVVAAFNIISGQIMMVKDKARNIAIMRTMGATQGMILRIFLLSGASIGIVGTVFGCLLGVAFAANIETIRRGLENITGTNLFSETIYFLSKLPAIVDPMEVVLISTMSLVLTLLASVYPAWRAARLDPVEALRYE; from the coding sequence ATGATCTTCTCGGCCTTCGAACGCCTGGTGGCGATGCGCTATCTGCGCGCGCGCCGCCAGGAGAGCTTCGTCTCCGTCATTGCCCTGTTCTCGCTGCTGGGCATCGGCCTTGGCGTCGCGACACTGATCGTGGTGATGTCGGTGATGAACGGTTTCCGGGCCGAATTGCTCGACCGCATCTTAGGCTTCAATGCGCATCTCTCGATCAGCGCCAACGGCACGTCGATTGCGGATTATGCGAAGCTCACCGACAAGCTGCGCAGCCTGCCCAGCGTCGCCTCGGCGACGCCCATCGTCGAAGGCCAGGTCTTTCTCACCGGCACGGAAGGTGGTGTGGGTGCCGTGCTGCGTGGTGTGCGGCTTGAGGACATCAAGCTGAAGGCGCTGATTGCCGACAGCATGGTCGCAGGCACCCTCGATGGCCTGCGCAACCGTGACGGTATCATCATTGGCGAAGCCATGGCCCGCGCGTTGCGCGCCGGCATCGGCACGGAGATCACGGCGATCTCGCCCGATATCAATGTGACGATCGGCGGCGCCATTCCGCGCATGAAGACCTTCACGGTGGTCGGCATTTTCAATGTCGGCATGTATCAGTATGACAACACCATCGCCTTCTCGACCCTGGAAATGGCGCAGATCTATTTCAAGGTGCGGGCTGGGGCGACCAATATCGAAGTGATGGCCAGGAACATCAATGACCTGCCGGAAACCAAGGGCGAAATCATCGACGCGATCGGCCCAGGCTTTCATATCGGCGACTGGCAGGAAGCCAATCGTGATTTCTTCACGGCGGTCGAAGTCGAACGCAACGTCATGTTCCTGATCCTGACGCTCATCATTGTCGTCGCCGCCTTCAACATCATCAGCGGCCAGATCATGATGGTGAAGGACAAGGCACGCAACATCGCCATCATGCGCACGATGGGTGCGACGCAGGGCATGATCCTACGCATCTTCCTGCTGTCTGGCGCCAGCATCGGCATCGTCGGCACGGTGTTCGGCTGCCTGCTGGGCGTCGCCTTCGCGGCCAATATCGAAACCATCCGGCGTGGCCTCGAAAACATCACCGGCACCAATCTCTTCAGCGAGACGATCTATTTCCTCTCCAAGCTGCCGGCCATCGTCGATCCGATGGAAGTGGTCCTCATCTCGACCATGTCGCTGGTCCTCACCTTGCTGGCATCGGTCTATCCTGCCTGGCGCGCCGCAAGGCTCGATCCGGTGGAGGCCCTTCGCTATGAGTAA
- a CDS encoding ribonuclease J, translating to MSDPFKPGPDELLFLPLGGSGEIGMNLNLYGHDGKWLMLDLGISFGDDSTPGIDVVMPNPQFITERASDLVGIVLTHAHEDHIGAVPYLWSRLRCPLYATPFTASVLRRKLIEVGLEKQAPITIIPMSGSRDIGPFNVELITLTHSIPEPNAVVIRTKHGAVLHTGDWKLDPEPLLGEPTDVATLRRLGDGGVLAMVCDSTNVFVEGTSGSEADVRASLMEVVGELKNRVAVGCFASNLARVETIARVAEAHGRHCALIGRSLWRMLESAQENGYLTDLPRFVTEHDIGYFPRENILMICTGSQGEPRSALTRIARGEHPQVSLEAGDAAIFSSRVIPGNENSINRLHNDLTRRGVEIITDRDEDVHVSGHPARDELAEMYHMVRPRIALPVHGELRHIKEHVDFARQCQVPEALAPENGTLIRLAPGPAEIIARVQAGRLALDGKALVPVDSEAIRHRHRMSYNGVIMGSLVVDRSGKLLAPPQVSLDGLLDGDEAIATSGKIAQAIESALGELAHTKRGDDGEVGEAARLAARRWFQKNYDKKPITKIHVIRV from the coding sequence ATGAGCGATCCCTTTAAGCCAGGTCCCGACGAATTGCTGTTCCTGCCTTTGGGTGGGTCCGGCGAGATCGGCATGAACCTCAATCTATACGGCCATGACGGCAAGTGGCTGATGCTGGATCTCGGCATCTCGTTCGGCGATGACAGCACACCGGGCATCGACGTCGTCATGCCCAATCCGCAATTCATCACCGAGCGCGCTTCGGACCTCGTCGGCATCGTGCTGACGCACGCCCATGAAGATCATATCGGCGCGGTGCCCTATCTGTGGTCGCGCCTGCGCTGCCCGCTTTATGCAACGCCGTTCACGGCATCGGTGCTGCGGCGGAAGCTGATCGAAGTGGGGCTTGAGAAGCAGGCACCCATCACGATCATCCCGATGTCGGGCAGCCGGGATATCGGGCCGTTCAATGTCGAACTGATCACGCTTACCCATTCGATCCCCGAGCCCAATGCGGTCGTCATCCGCACCAAGCATGGCGCGGTGCTGCATACGGGCGATTGGAAGCTGGATCCGGAACCGCTGCTGGGCGAACCCACGGATGTGGCGACCCTGCGGCGCCTCGGTGATGGCGGCGTCCTCGCCATGGTCTGCGATTCGACCAACGTCTTCGTCGAGGGCACCTCAGGGTCGGAAGCCGATGTGCGGGCGTCGCTCATGGAGGTGGTGGGCGAACTCAAGAACCGCGTCGCCGTCGGCTGCTTCGCCAGCAACCTCGCGCGCGTCGAAACCATCGCCCGCGTGGCGGAGGCGCATGGCCGCCATTGCGCCCTCATCGGCCGCTCGTTGTGGCGGATGCTGGAATCGGCGCAGGAGAACGGCTATCTCACCGATCTGCCGCGTTTCGTCACCGAACACGATATCGGCTACTTCCCGCGTGAGAACATCCTCATGATCTGCACCGGAAGCCAGGGCGAGCCGCGCTCGGCGCTGACCCGCATCGCGCGGGGCGAGCATCCGCAGGTCTCGCTGGAAGCCGGCGACGCCGCAATCTTTTCGTCGCGCGTCATTCCGGGGAATGAGAACTCGATCAACCGGCTGCACAATGACCTCACCCGGCGCGGTGTCGAGATCATCACCGACCGGGACGAGGATGTGCATGTATCTGGGCATCCGGCACGCGACGAGCTGGCCGAGATGTATCACATGGTGCGCCCGCGCATCGCGCTGCCGGTCCATGGCGAGCTGCGGCACATCAAGGAGCATGTGGATTTTGCCCGCCAATGCCAGGTGCCGGAGGCGCTGGCGCCGGAGAACGGCACGCTTATCCGCCTGGCACCAGGTCCGGCCGAGATCATCGCCCGCGTGCAGGCCGGGCGGTTGGCGCTCGACGGCAAGGCTCTTGTGCCGGTCGACAGTGAGGCGATCCGGCATCGCCACCGGATGAGCTATAACGGCGTCATCATGGGATCGTTGGTGGTCGATCGCAGTGGGAAATTGCTGGCGCCGCCGCAGGTCTCGCTCGATGGACTCCTTGATGGCGACGAGGCCATCGCCACCAGCGGCAAGATCGCCCAGGCGATCGAGAGCGCGCTCGGCGAACTTGCCCATACCAAGCGCGGTGACGATGGCGAAGTGGGGGAGGCCGCACGTCTTGCCGCCCGCCGCTGGTTCCAGAAGAACTACGACAAGAAACCGATCACCAAGATCCACGTCATCCGCGTGTGA
- a CDS encoding biotin--[acetyl-CoA-carboxylase] ligase: MSLIFRVESVAEIDSTNEELKRRALAGAEAGLVLRAGLQTAGRGRRGRNWVSEPGNLYVSILLRPGKSPADAATLGFVAAIALGRLLRAVLPVPVLHKWPNDVLVDGCKISGILLESGGVTGGKVDWLVLGMGVNLRHHPPAGLYPTTDLLAAGGPSLTPDQALDLLLAEFRPLYESWLRQGFAALRVDWLAHGAGLGETVLARLEKEEVSGRFDDIEADGTLVMALSDGSSRRIAAGDIFVPQR, from the coding sequence ATGAGCCTGATCTTCCGCGTCGAGAGCGTTGCGGAAATCGACAGCACCAATGAAGAGCTGAAGCGCCGGGCGCTGGCCGGTGCCGAAGCGGGCCTTGTGCTCCGCGCCGGCTTGCAAACCGCCGGCCGTGGCCGCCGCGGTCGCAACTGGGTGTCGGAGCCGGGAAATCTTTATGTCTCGATACTGTTGCGGCCGGGGAAATCGCCAGCCGACGCGGCGACGTTGGGCTTCGTCGCGGCGATTGCCCTGGGGCGGTTGCTGCGCGCGGTCCTGCCGGTACCAGTACTGCACAAATGGCCCAACGACGTGCTGGTCGATGGCTGCAAGATCTCCGGCATCCTGCTTGAATCGGGCGGCGTCACAGGGGGCAAGGTCGACTGGCTGGTCCTGGGCATGGGCGTCAATCTGCGCCACCATCCACCGGCAGGCCTCTATCCGACCACGGACCTGCTGGCGGCCGGCGGCCCTAGCCTGACACCTGACCAGGCCCTCGACTTGCTGCTGGCAGAGTTCCGGCCGCTCTATGAATCCTGGCTGCGCCAGGGGTTTGCGGCCTTGCGGGTCGATTGGCTGGCGCATGGTGCCGGTCTTGGCGAAACTGTGCTGGCGCGGCTTGAGAAGGAAGAGGTCTCGGGCCGGTTTGACGATATCGAGGCCGATGGCACGCTGGTCATGGCGCTTTCCGACGGCTCCAGTCGGCGGATCGCCGCCGGTGATATCTTTGTGCCCCAACGCTAG
- a CDS encoding proline--tRNA ligase: MRSSQFFMPTLRENPSEAQIVSHRLMLRAGMVRQASAGIYSWLPMGFKVLKNIERIVREEQDRAGCQEVLMPTIQSADLWRESGRYDDYGKEMLRITDRHDREMLYGPTNEELITEIFRNSVKSYRELPRNLYHIQWKFRDEVRPRFGVMRGREFLMKDAYSFDIDEAAARRAYNRMFVAYLRTFARMGLQAIPMAADTGPIGGDLSHEFIILADTGESQVFCDRSFIERDVLSMDVDYNADLEPIVQQWTTDYAATDEKHDAAKFGALAKDRQVEARGIEVGHIFYFGTKYSDPLKAQVQTQDGQTISVHMGSYGIGVSRLVGGIIEASHDEKGIIWPESVAPFKVGLINLKAGDAASTGLADDIYAKLQKAGVEVLYDDRDTRAGEKFAEMDLIGLPWQVVVGPRGAAKGEVEFKNRKTGAVEAMSADAALKKLGA; encoded by the coding sequence ATGCGTTCCAGCCAGTTCTTCATGCCGACGCTCCGGGAAAACCCCTCGGAAGCCCAGATCGTTTCGCACCGCCTGATGCTCCGCGCCGGCATGGTACGCCAAGCCAGTGCAGGAATATACTCCTGGTTGCCCATGGGTTTCAAGGTGCTGAAAAACATCGAACGGATCGTCCGCGAGGAGCAGGATCGCGCCGGCTGCCAGGAAGTCCTGATGCCGACCATCCAGTCGGCCGACCTCTGGCGGGAAAGCGGCCGCTATGACGATTACGGCAAGGAGATGCTGCGCATCACCGACCGCCACGACCGCGAGATGCTCTATGGCCCGACCAATGAAGAATTGATCACCGAGATCTTCCGCAATTCGGTGAAGAGCTACCGCGAGCTGCCGCGTAACCTCTATCACATCCAGTGGAAGTTCCGCGATGAAGTGCGCCCCCGTTTCGGCGTGATGCGCGGCCGCGAATTCCTGATGAAGGATGCCTATTCCTTCGACATCGACGAGGCTGCGGCGCGCCGCGCCTATAACCGCATGTTCGTGGCGTACCTGCGCACCTTTGCGCGGATGGGGCTGCAGGCCATTCCGATGGCGGCCGATACCGGCCCCATCGGCGGCGATCTCAGCCACGAGTTCATCATCCTCGCCGATACCGGCGAGAGCCAGGTGTTCTGTGATCGGAGTTTCATCGAGCGCGACGTGCTTTCGATGGACGTCGATTACAACGCCGATCTCGAACCGATCGTGCAGCAATGGACGACCGATTACGCCGCCACCGACGAAAAGCATGACGCGGCCAAGTTCGGGGCGCTCGCGAAGGACCGCCAGGTCGAGGCGCGCGGCATCGAAGTCGGCCACATCTTCTATTTCGGCACGAAGTATTCCGATCCGCTGAAGGCCCAGGTGCAGACCCAGGATGGCCAGACCATCTCGGTCCATATGGGCTCCTATGGCATCGGTGTCTCGCGCCTGGTGGGCGGCATCATCGAAGCCAGCCATGACGAGAAGGGCATCATCTGGCCCGAGAGTGTCGCCCCCTTCAAGGTCGGCCTCATCAATTTGAAGGCCGGCGATGCCGCCTCGACCGGCCTTGCCGACGACATCTATGCCAAGCTGCAGAAGGCCGGCGTCGAAGTGCTCTATGACGACCGCGATACCCGTGCCGGCGAGAAGTTCGCCGAGATGGACCTCATCGGCCTGCCCTGGCAGGTTGTCGTCGGCCCGCGCGGTGCCGCAAAAGGCGAGGTCGAATTCAAGAACCGCAAGACCGGCGCCGTTGAAGCCATGTCTGCCGATGCGGCGCTGAAGAAGCTCGGCGCATGA